Proteins from a genomic interval of Euleptes europaea isolate rEulEur1 chromosome 18, rEulEur1.hap1, whole genome shotgun sequence:
- the LOC130490766 gene encoding olfactory receptor 1019-like, whose translation MMEFQWENQTITREFLLLGFGDLQAFLQILLFFLFLIIYIMTMAGNILIIVLVVTDQHLHTPMYFFLGNLSFLEACYTSTIWPRMLASLLTGKRTVPVHACIMQFWAFGSLAATECYLFSAMSYDRYVAICKPLHYTTIMNNKVCILLVAASWICGFVENTVLIVFVFQLTFCGHNEIEHFFCDYAPIMELSCTDTHKAQLALTVLASVCTFPSFIFTITSYVYIIMAILRIPSKIGRKKAFSTCSSHLVVVSVFYGTIIIVYVLPKTEMLKQLNKVFSVFYTVLTPLVNPLIYSLRNKEVKEAWRRVVSKRNINLQ comes from the coding sequence ATGATGGAGTTTCAATGGGAAAATCAAACCATTACAAGAGAATTCCTCCTTCTAGGATTTGgggatctccaggcatttctgcagattcttctcttcttcctattCCTCATCATTTATATCATGACCATGGCTGGGAACATCCTCATAATTGTTCTTGTTGTGACTGATCAGCACCTTCATACTCCCATGTACTTCTTTCTGGGGAATCTCTCTTTCTTGGAGGCCTGCTACACTTCGACCATTTGGCCTAGAATGCTGGCTAGTTTACTGACTGGGAAAAGGACCGTCCCTGTTCATGCCTGCATTATGCAGTTTTGGGCCTTTGGGTCTTTGGCAGCAACAGAATGTTATCTCTTTTCTGCAATGTCTTATGATCGCTATGTGGCAATATGCAAACCCTTGCATTACACAACCATTATGAATAACAAGGTTTGCATCTTGCTAGTGGCTGCCTCTTGGATATGTGGCTTTGTGGAAAATACAGTACTGATAGTCTTTGTGTTTCAATTAACATTCTGTGGCCACAATGAAATAGAGCATTTCTTTTGTGATTATGCACCAATCATGGAACTTTCCTGTACTGACACCCACAAGGCACAGCTTGCATTAACAGTTCTGGCATCTGTCTGCACTTTCCCATCATTCATATTCACCATAACATCATATGTTTACATCATTATGGCCATCCTGAGAATTCCCTCAAAGATTGGACGGAAAAAGGCCTTCTCTACTTGTTCTTCTCACCTTGTGGTTGTTTCGGTCTTCTATGGGACAATCATTATTGTCTATGTGCTACCCAAAACAGAAATGCTGAAACAGCTGAACAAAGTCTTCTCTGTTTTCTATACGGTCCTGACACCCCTTGTTAACCCCCTTATATACAGCCTGAGGAACAAAGAGGTGAAGGAAGCCTGGAGAAGAGTTGTCAGCAAACGCAATATCAACCTACAATGA